One Chitinophaga sp. H8 DNA window includes the following coding sequences:
- a CDS encoding SusC/RagA family TonB-linked outer membrane protein — protein sequence MKTNLRLMKVCVATGLTLTSVLASSAYITASGAGKYLHSGYAALNALHTSSLLSIQQEKEVTGTVRDNKGTPLPGVTVQVKGTSKGTKTDANGHYKLHANAGDILVFSSIGMTGKELTVNAGSEFNIALDESVRGLSELVVTALGVKRSEKSTTYATQQLSGVELTKAKDANLMNALSGKTVGVTIARSSSGVGGSVKVLLRGNKSANGSNQPLYVIDGVPMTNFSTQQPNSTWGGNGTINYSPGRDGGDGISNLNPDDIESISVLKGASSAALYGSQAANGVILITTKKGGAGQTRVNFSSNLTIDQAAYKPKFQNSYGQTDPKATQSWGAKINNAQDNLSDFFRTGTTLTNAINFSAGSNIMQTYFSYANTLSNGIVPGNKLTRHNLNFRETGHFLNDKLTVDGNVNYIVQKVNNGPVSGLYFNPLTGLYLFPRGLDISPYKNNYEIMDPERQLMKQNWPFDEDVQQNPYWIPNRNGSVADRYRTMINVSAKYDLTKTIYLQARGSIDRTNDVYESDIYAGTHPVLSSKDGRFIYSNQTTTQSYGDFIANFTIPAEKFKINAILGTSITDTRTKGETFDTYNNGLYIPNVFTIQNMIMPTYLAATLPENRSQLQAVFANVNLSFNDWVFLDLTGRNDWSSNLSYTNNYSYFYPSAGLTFMLNQMFTMPEIVNYAKLRGSYAVVGNTVPVYITNIQSHLGSNPGTVNFNTRKPFGEMKPEKTRSLELGTSWRFVSNRLNFDFTYYKTNTINQYFEITVPPGTGFSTRFINGGNLENKGVEIMLGYDILKNSQLTWNSAANFSTNKNTVKELAPGIDQFILTEAANNSYQSMIVVGGSYGDIYGKKLLRDEQGRVKLSDKGKPLSEDAFTLIGNPNPKWQAGWNNNIGYKNFSLSFLIDGKFGGQVLSMTQSMLDLYGVSKETGDARDAGGVNVNAVDDQGKAVNKVDAETWYTSVGGRAGVSGEYIYSASNVRLREVALGYSLPLKGTYVKALKLSLVGRNLAYIYKKAPFDPELTMSTGNGLSGVDVFSLPATRSFGLNVNVSF from the coding sequence ATGAAAACAAACTTACGCCTAATGAAAGTGTGCGTTGCTACCGGCCTTACGCTAACTTCAGTATTGGCATCCAGTGCTTACATTACAGCATCCGGAGCTGGCAAGTACCTGCATTCCGGTTATGCCGCTTTAAATGCACTGCACACCTCTTCTTTATTAAGTATCCAACAGGAAAAAGAGGTAACCGGTACTGTACGCGATAACAAAGGGACTCCCCTTCCAGGTGTTACGGTACAGGTAAAAGGTACTTCCAAAGGCACTAAAACAGATGCAAACGGACACTATAAACTACATGCAAACGCCGGGGATATCCTCGTATTCAGCTCTATTGGCATGACCGGAAAAGAGCTGACTGTAAATGCCGGCAGCGAGTTTAACATAGCACTGGATGAAAGCGTAAGAGGGCTCAGTGAACTGGTAGTAACCGCCCTCGGTGTTAAGAGATCTGAGAAATCAACTACCTATGCTACCCAGCAGTTATCCGGGGTAGAACTGACCAAAGCTAAGGATGCCAACTTAATGAATGCCTTATCCGGTAAAACAGTAGGGGTAACCATTGCCCGCAGTAGCTCCGGTGTTGGCGGATCTGTTAAGGTATTGCTGCGTGGTAATAAATCTGCAAATGGCAGCAACCAACCCCTTTATGTAATTGATGGGGTACCAATGACCAACTTCTCTACCCAGCAACCTAACAGTACCTGGGGTGGTAATGGTACAATCAATTATTCCCCTGGCCGTGATGGTGGAGATGGGATCAGTAACCTTAACCCGGATGATATAGAAAGCATCAGCGTACTAAAGGGTGCTTCTTCTGCTGCATTATATGGCAGCCAGGCAGCAAATGGGGTAATCCTCATCACCACTAAAAAAGGTGGTGCCGGACAAACAAGAGTAAATTTCTCCTCTAACTTAACTATTGATCAGGCAGCCTATAAGCCAAAGTTTCAAAACAGCTATGGACAAACAGATCCCAAGGCTACTCAAAGCTGGGGAGCAAAAATTAATAATGCCCAGGATAACTTATCTGATTTTTTCCGTACCGGAACTACGCTTACCAATGCCATCAATTTTTCTGCCGGGTCCAATATCATGCAAACTTACTTCTCCTATGCCAACACGCTTTCCAATGGTATAGTGCCAGGTAATAAGCTAACCCGTCATAATCTTAATTTCCGCGAAACAGGGCATTTCCTGAATGATAAACTGACTGTGGATGGTAATGTGAACTACATTGTTCAAAAGGTAAATAATGGCCCTGTATCAGGCCTTTATTTTAATCCACTCACCGGGTTGTATCTGTTTCCAAGAGGGTTGGACATCTCTCCTTATAAGAACAATTATGAGATCATGGATCCTGAAAGGCAGTTAATGAAACAAAACTGGCCTTTTGATGAAGATGTTCAGCAAAATCCTTACTGGATCCCCAATCGGAACGGCAGTGTGGCTGACCGCTACAGAACCATGATCAATGTGAGCGCTAAATACGATCTGACCAAAACGATTTATTTACAGGCAAGAGGAAGTATCGATCGTACCAATGATGTGTATGAATCAGACATTTATGCAGGTACACATCCTGTTTTATCTTCCAAAGATGGTCGTTTCATATACAGCAATCAAACTACTACCCAGAGCTATGGCGATTTCATTGCCAACTTCACCATTCCGGCCGAGAAGTTTAAAATAAACGCGATCCTTGGTACAAGTATTACCGATACCAGAACCAAAGGAGAAACCTTTGATACCTATAATAACGGATTGTACATCCCTAATGTATTTACGATCCAGAACATGATCATGCCCACTTACCTGGCAGCTACGCTTCCGGAAAACCGCTCACAACTGCAAGCCGTTTTCGCTAACGTAAACTTATCTTTTAACGACTGGGTATTCCTTGACCTCACCGGCAGAAATGACTGGTCATCTAATCTCAGTTACACCAATAACTACTCTTATTTCTATCCATCAGCGGGGTTAACCTTTATGTTGAACCAGATGTTTACCATGCCGGAAATAGTGAACTATGCAAAACTGAGAGGTTCATATGCAGTAGTGGGAAATACAGTGCCCGTTTACATCACCAATATCCAAAGCCATCTGGGCTCCAATCCCGGCACCGTAAATTTCAATACCCGCAAACCTTTTGGTGAAATGAAACCGGAAAAAACCCGTTCATTGGAATTAGGAACATCCTGGCGCTTTGTTAGCAACAGGTTGAATTTTGATTTCACCTACTACAAAACAAATACCATCAACCAATACTTTGAAATAACCGTTCCACCAGGAACTGGCTTCAGCACCCGCTTTATCAATGGCGGTAACCTGGAAAACAAAGGGGTTGAAATTATGCTGGGTTACGACATCTTAAAAAACAGCCAGCTTACCTGGAATTCAGCAGCCAATTTCTCCACCAATAAAAACACCGTTAAAGAGCTGGCACCTGGCATAGATCAGTTTATCCTGACAGAGGCTGCCAATAACAGCTACCAATCTATGATAGTAGTAGGTGGATCTTATGGTGACATTTACGGAAAAAAATTACTGCGCGATGAGCAGGGACGCGTTAAACTAAGCGACAAAGGTAAACCATTGTCAGAAGATGCGTTCACGCTCATTGGAAATCCAAATCCTAAATGGCAGGCCGGCTGGAATAATAATATCGGCTACAAAAACTTCTCTCTCAGCTTCCTGATTGATGGCAAGTTTGGTGGGCAGGTATTATCCATGACACAATCTATGCTTGACCTCTATGGTGTTTCCAAAGAAACCGGTGATGCCCGTGATGCAGGTGGTGTTAACGTAAATGCCGTAGATGACCAGGGAAAAGCTGTTAATAAGGTAGATGCAGAAACATGGTACACTTCCGTAGGAGGTAGAGCCGGTGTATCCGGAGAATACATTTACAGCGCCTCCAATGTGAGGTTGCGTGAAGTTGCCCTGGGCTACTCTTTACCACTGAAAGGTACTTACGTAAAAGCATTGAAGCTGTCTTTAGTAGGCAGAAATCTGGCCTATATCTACAAAAAAGCACCATTTGATCCGGAACTGACCATGTCTACCGGTAATGGCCTGTCTGGTGTAGATGTATTTTCTCTGCCGGCTACCCGCAGCTTTGGCTTAAACGTAAATGTTTCCTTCTAA
- a CDS encoding SusD/RagB family nutrient-binding outer membrane lipoprotein, translating to MPKALYNIIIKPSALLAGIVILYTGCTKQFENINKNPYDFTEEELKADYELLGEPLAQAMLSILLANDPPTAQLQQNLNADVYSGYMMTPTPFEGNINNTNYGLLMPWNVKPWLVNYGNIMTNCDFAQNKAKGKYPDFYAWAQIIKVEAMHRVSDIYGPIIYTKYGIINPDHSIDFDSQQAAYYAFFKDLDEAIKALTAYVESGAKQRFAVFDMVYKGDYRKWIRFANTLRLRLAIRISGVDLPKAKAEGEAALQHPYGLLTSADENFNVNIEPVTHPLNIMCYTWSDIRMGAPMESILTGYNDPRLPHYFVPSNAATNSYNGIRNGINIPAKDLYTGFSKLVKFENKILFMTAAEAWFLKAEAALYGWAGSGDAKNNYEKGIATSFTQYGLSSYFNAYVNDNTSKPRPYKDPKNPANDVPAGNIHLSTITIKWDNNASIQQKLERIITQKWIAMYPEGQEAWTEFRRTGYPKLFPVVINNSGNTISTEAFIRRINLPYIEYTTNPIGVEKALKTLKGLDNGGTKLWWDL from the coding sequence ATGCCTAAAGCGCTTTATAACATAATTATCAAACCCTCCGCTTTGTTAGCAGGGATAGTTATATTATATACCGGCTGTACCAAACAATTTGAAAATATTAATAAAAACCCGTACGACTTTACAGAGGAGGAATTAAAAGCAGATTATGAATTGCTGGGTGAACCACTGGCACAGGCCATGCTTAGTATTCTGCTGGCGAATGATCCTCCAACAGCACAACTACAGCAAAATCTTAATGCCGACGTTTATTCCGGATATATGATGACCCCTACTCCCTTTGAAGGGAATATCAATAATACAAACTATGGCCTGCTAATGCCGTGGAATGTAAAACCATGGTTGGTAAACTATGGAAATATAATGACCAACTGTGATTTCGCACAAAATAAAGCAAAAGGGAAGTACCCCGACTTTTATGCATGGGCACAAATAATCAAAGTAGAAGCTATGCACCGGGTAAGTGACATTTATGGCCCTATTATTTACACAAAATATGGGATCATTAACCCTGATCATAGTATTGATTTTGACTCGCAACAAGCGGCATACTACGCTTTTTTCAAAGATCTTGATGAGGCAATAAAAGCATTGACCGCTTATGTAGAAAGTGGTGCTAAACAGCGGTTCGCTGTATTCGACATGGTATACAAAGGGGACTACCGCAAATGGATCCGGTTTGCCAACACACTCCGTTTGCGCCTGGCTATACGGATATCCGGTGTTGATCTCCCAAAGGCCAAAGCAGAAGGTGAAGCAGCACTGCAACATCCTTATGGGTTATTAACCAGTGCTGACGAAAACTTTAATGTCAACATTGAGCCGGTTACACATCCCCTTAATATTATGTGCTATACCTGGAGTGATATCAGGATGGGGGCGCCGATGGAGTCAATACTCACCGGATACAACGATCCCCGCCTCCCGCATTATTTTGTACCCAGCAACGCTGCCACCAATAGCTACAATGGTATCAGAAATGGGATTAACATTCCTGCTAAAGACCTCTACACCGGTTTTTCAAAATTGGTAAAATTCGAGAACAAGATCCTTTTTATGACCGCCGCGGAAGCCTGGTTTCTTAAAGCAGAGGCTGCACTTTACGGATGGGCTGGTAGCGGTGATGCGAAAAACAATTATGAGAAAGGAATTGCAACTTCTTTTACGCAATATGGTCTGTCCAGCTATTTCAATGCCTATGTAAATGACAATACCAGCAAACCCAGGCCTTATAAAGATCCAAAAAATCCGGCTAATGACGTCCCCGCCGGCAACATTCATTTAAGTACTATCACTATTAAATGGGACAACAACGCATCTATACAACAAAAGCTGGAACGTATTATTACACAAAAATGGATCGCCATGTACCCGGAAGGCCAGGAGGCCTGGACGGAATTCCGGCGTACAGGGTATCCCAAATTATTTCCCGTGGTAATTAATAACAGCGGTAATACCATTTCTACGGAAGCTTTCATTCGCCGCATCAACCTTCCTTATATTGAATACACTACTAACCCAATAGGTGTTGAAAAAGCATTAAAAACACTGAAAGGCCTTGACAATGGTGGCACAAAACTATGGTGGGATCTGTAA